One Ficedula albicollis isolate OC2 chromosome 15, FicAlb1.5, whole genome shotgun sequence genomic window carries:
- the VPS29 gene encoding vacuolar protein sorting-associated protein 29 isoform X2, translating into MLVLVLGDLHIPHRCNSLPAKFKKLLVPGKIQHILCTGNLCTKDTYDYLKTLAGDVHVVRGDFDENLNYPEQKVVTVGQFKIGLIHGHQVIPWGDMASLALLQRQFDVDILISGHTHKFEAFEHENKFYINPGSATGAYHALENNIIPSFVLMDIQASTVVTYVYQLIGDDVKVERIEYKKS; encoded by the exons ATG ttggtgctggtgctgggagatCTGCACATCCCCCATCGCTGCAACAGCCTCCCAGCCAAGTTCAAAAAGCTGCTGGTGCCTGGCAAGATCCAACACATCCTGTGCACAGGGAACCTCTGCACCAAGGACACCTATGACTACCTCAAGACCCTGGCTGGGGATGTTCATGTTGTCAGAGGGGACTTTGATGAG aATCTGAATTATCCTGAGCAGAAAGTTGTGACTGTTGGACAGTTCAAAATTGGGCTGATTCACGGCCATCAGGTGATCCCCTGGGGTGACATggccagcctggcactgctccagAGGCAGTTTGATGTGGACATCCTCATTTcagggcacacacacaaatttgAGGCATTTGAACACGAAAATAAATTCTATATCAACCCAGGATCAGCTACAGGAGCCTACCATGCCTTAGAGAA CAACATCATTCCTTCATTTGTGCTGATGGACATCCAGGCTTCTACAGTAGTTACATATGTCTATCAACTAATTGGAGATGATGTGAAGGTAGAAAGAATTGAGTACAAGAAATcctaa
- the PPTC7 gene encoding protein phosphatase PTC7 homolog produces the protein MSSSALSSPCSSALEAQLLGKVAQREPFQPWKTRHQGMENSALAGEDHRLSSTASRHEASAASESPRVIRSTRDTRGVEGKLVARAVLGGLSQTDSRDYSLVTASCGFGKDFRKGILKKGMCYGDDACFVARHRTADVLGVADGVGGWRDYGVDPSQFSGTLMRTCERLVKEGRFVPSNPVGILTAGYCELLQNKVPLLGSSTACIVVLDRSSHRLHTANLGDSGFLVVRGGEVVHRSDEQQHYFNTPFQLSIAPPEAEGVVLSDSPEAADSTSFDVQLGDIILTATDGLFDNMPDYMILQELKKLKNSNYESIQQTARSIAEQAHELAYDPTYMSPFAQFACDNGLNVRGGKPDDITVLLSIVAEYTD, from the exons aTGAGTTCATCAGCCCTGAGCTCACCATGTTCCTCAGCACTtgaggcacagctgctgggcaaAGTGGCACAGAGAGAAcccttccagccctggaaaACTCGGCATCAAGGCATGGAGAACTCAGCTTTAGCTGGGGAGGATCACAgactgagcagcacagccag CAGGCACGAAGCATCGGCGGCCAGCGAGTCCCCGCGAGTTATTCGGAGCACGCGAGACACGCGGGGCGTGGAGGGCAA gctggtGGCGCGGGCAGTCCTGGGCGGCCTCTCGCAGACGGACTCCCGCGACTACAGCCTGGTGACGGCCAGCTGTGGCTTCGGCAAAGATTTCCGCAAGGGCATCCTCAAGAAAGGCATGTGCTACGGGGATGACGCCTGTTTCGTGGCGCGGCACCGCACCGCCGATGTGCTGG GGGTGGCAGATGGTGTTGGTGGCTGGAGAGACTACGGGGTTGACCCTTCTCAGTTCTCAGGGACTCTCATGCGGACGTGTGAACGTTTAGTGAAAGAAGGACGGTTTGTTCCAAGCAATCCTGTTGGAATTCTCACTGCAGGCTAttgtgagctgctgcagaacaaAGTACCTTTGCTTG ggagcagcacagcttgtATAGTAGTCCTGGACAGATCAAGTCATCGTTTACATACAGCCAACTTGGGAGATTCTGGATTTTTGGTGGTCAGAGGTGGAGAAGTCGTCCATCGATCCGACGAGCAGCAGCATTACTTCAACACTCCCTTCCAGCTGTCAATAGCTCCACCAGAAGCAGAAGGAGTTGTCTTAAGTGACAG ccctgaggctgctgaCAGCACGTCCTTCGATGTCCAGCTTGGGGACATCATCCTGACGGCCACAGACGGATTGTTCGACAACATGCCTGACTACATgatcctgcaggagctgaaaaAGCTGAAG AACTCCAACTACGAGAGCATCCAGCAGACTGCACGGAGCATTGCTGAGCAAGCCCACGAGCTGGCCTACGACCCCACGTACATGTCACCCTTTGCACAGTTTGCCTGTGACAATGGATTGAATGTCAGAG GGGGGAAACCAGACGACATCACCGTCCTGCTGTCCATCGTGGCCGAGTACACAGACTGA
- the VPS29 gene encoding vacuolar protein sorting-associated protein 29 isoform X1 → MAGHRLVLVLGDLHIPHRCNSLPAKFKKLLVPGKIQHILCTGNLCTKDTYDYLKTLAGDVHVVRGDFDENLNYPEQKVVTVGQFKIGLIHGHQVIPWGDMASLALLQRQFDVDILISGHTHKFEAFEHENKFYINPGSATGAYHALENNIIPSFVLMDIQASTVVTYVYQLIGDDVKVERIEYKKS, encoded by the exons ATG GCTGGGCACAGA ttggtgctggtgctgggagatCTGCACATCCCCCATCGCTGCAACAGCCTCCCAGCCAAGTTCAAAAAGCTGCTGGTGCCTGGCAAGATCCAACACATCCTGTGCACAGGGAACCTCTGCACCAAGGACACCTATGACTACCTCAAGACCCTGGCTGGGGATGTTCATGTTGTCAGAGGGGACTTTGATGAG aATCTGAATTATCCTGAGCAGAAAGTTGTGACTGTTGGACAGTTCAAAATTGGGCTGATTCACGGCCATCAGGTGATCCCCTGGGGTGACATggccagcctggcactgctccagAGGCAGTTTGATGTGGACATCCTCATTTcagggcacacacacaaatttgAGGCATTTGAACACGAAAATAAATTCTATATCAACCCAGGATCAGCTACAGGAGCCTACCATGCCTTAGAGAA CAACATCATTCCTTCATTTGTGCTGATGGACATCCAGGCTTCTACAGTAGTTACATATGTCTATCAACTAATTGGAGATGATGTGAAGGTAGAAAGAATTGAGTACAAGAAATcctaa
- the RAD9B gene encoding LOW QUALITY PROTEIN: cell cycle checkpoint control protein RAD9B (The sequence of the model RefSeq protein was modified relative to this genomic sequence to represent the inferred CDS: deleted 1 base in 1 codon) has protein sequence MYKKFVMFSLELFWRKCSVTLLFNLECILQCFLSLAVFGRAIHAIARISDEFWFDPIEKGLALRSVNSSRSAYACVFFSSMFFQHYCWTAVSQPCQKEKQLSLPCKLIIKSVLPVFRCVNVLERNVERCSISTNPSGHHITFQLLCRHGVVKTYNLTFQDCDPLQAVFAKHMCPNILKVHSRLLADVMIHFPTSQEEITLSVTPMKVCFKSYTEEDTDFSRTMLTEIQLSPEEFDYFQVGVDSEVTFCLKELRGLLAFSEAASVPVSIHFDRCGRPIAFSIEDLLLEASFILATLCEAEKEAATPEPACCPRPWDSSRTCMDKSDQTSMDRARIADTATSKKPQQKGNTPSMVSAKPSNALAKQEVKNIPRGSERDVPGRAGAAMAKAAGGEATEAPYEKFHSLFFGAVSYKEKEAIGDTFQSLVTASDTEEEFGALQSSQVL, from the exons atgtataaGAAATTTGTAATGTTTTCCCTTGAATTATTCTGGAGAAAGTGCAGTGTCaccctttta tttaatttagaatgcatattgcagtgttttctttccctggcagtgtttggaAGAGCAATACATGCCATAGCACGGATTAGTGATGAATTTTGGTTTGACCCCATAGAAAAAGGT CTTGCCTTAAGATCAGTGAATTCCTCGAGGTCAGCATATGCATGTGTGTTCTTCTCATCCATGTTTTTCCAACATTACTGCTGGACAGccgtgtcccagccctgtcagAAGGAGAAGCAGTTATCCCTTCCCTGTAAATTGATAATTAAG tcaGTTCTCCCTGTGTTTAGATGTGTGAATGTGCTGGAAAGGAATGTGGAGAGATGCAGCATCTCCACCAACCCCAGTGGTCACCACATcaccttccagctcctctgcaggcaTG GTGTTGTAAAAACCTATAACCTGACATTTCAAGACTGTGATCCCTTGCAGGCTGTTTTTGCAAAGCACATGTGTCCAAACATTCTTAAAGTCCACTCCAG GCTGCTGGCTGATGTGATGATTCACTTCCCAACCAGTCAGGAAGAAATAACCTTGTCAGTAACTCCAATGAAAGTTTGTTTCAAGAGTTACACTGAGGAAGACACTG ACTTTTCAAGGACAATGCTTACTGAGATACAGCTCAGTCCAGAGGAATTTGACTACTTTCAAGTTGGAGTAGATTCTGAAGTGACATTTTGCCTTAAAGAATTGAGG gggctgctggcGTTTTCCGAGGCCGCGAGCGTTCCTGTGTCCATCCACTTCGACAGATGTGGGAG ACCCATTGCTTTCAGCATTGaggacctgctgctggaggccaGCTTTATCCTGGCTACCTTGTGTGAGGCTGAGAAGGAGGCAGCTACCCCAGagcctgcctgctgcccacGGCCCTGGGACAG CTCAAGGACTTGCATGGATAAATCTGACCAGACCTCTATGGATAGAGCCAGGATTGCAGACACAGCCACTTCCAAAAAGCCACAGCAGAAGGGAAACACTCCAAGCATGGTCTCTGCAAAGCCCTCAAATGCTTTGGCAAAACAAGAGGTAAAAAACATCCCCAGAGGCTCAGAGAGGGAtgtgccaggcagagcaggagcagccatggccaaggcagcaggaggagaggccACAGAGGCTCCTTATGAAAAG TTCCACTCCTTATTCTTTGGAGCTGTCTCTTACAAGGAGAAGGAGGCCATTGGTGACACCTTCCAGAGTTTGGTGACAGCCAGTGACACTGAGGAGGAGTTTGGTGCCTTGCAGAGCTCCCAGGTTCTGTAG